One Peptococcus niger genomic window carries:
- a CDS encoding S-layer homology domain-containing protein: MKKKIKKWLGLVLALALVVGSLPVAPLPVYAGSDAVNTLDKDKFHEKVPCGMAAKISFGKKSRKSSDATIDLGDVSQASIGGQIHAYSNSDWTDVWVVHEEDGTIVFPENCRQLFSGEADSNYKQLRNVFFYEVDTSQVKYMIQMFYKCSLLEKLDLTAFNTGRVEDMSYMFYDCDRLVDLDLSSFDTRNAYMINMFSGCSHLSTIKVSPAFQVNKMQAGSPIFENCVQLKGGQGTPYNPMHTDKSYARIDGGPAAPGYFTRGTASPKPPADPQMTGPDEALTLAPITEGDKTISGTGKPGKTITVTGQDGSLIGTATVNGEGKWSLALPEGQELTAGTIVTAISAVLVGGSDGILAGRYDDIYPDSTEAKVQAKPVTPPEPQPDNPPIPAKPSLEDLNTEDHYQYLIGYPDGSFAPDRSMTRAEVATMFTRLLKDRPVPGQHYYAGFNDVDGRAWYADTVGYAVRKGIVSGYPDGSFRPNQAITRAEFSSIASRFAQLTLEKNLFFTDLPPSHWGYKAVRLAASNGWIFGYPDNTFRPERAITRAEVTSITNRMLNRHADLNWMDAHPANVFSFTDVARQAWFYEPVMEAAMGHDFTRDADGTREHWTGVNEGTFI; the protein is encoded by the coding sequence ATGAAAAAGAAGATTAAAAAATGGCTGGGCCTGGTCTTGGCCCTGGCCCTGGTGGTTGGGAGCCTCCCGGTAGCCCCCCTGCCGGTTTATGCAGGCAGCGACGCCGTCAATACCTTGGACAAGGATAAGTTTCACGAAAAAGTGCCTTGTGGCATGGCAGCGAAGATTTCCTTCGGTAAAAAAAGTCGGAAGAGCTCGGATGCCACTATTGACCTTGGGGATGTCAGCCAGGCCTCAATAGGTGGTCAAATCCATGCTTATAGTAATAGCGATTGGACCGACGTTTGGGTGGTCCATGAAGAGGATGGCACCATCGTTTTTCCGGAAAATTGCAGGCAGCTATTTTCCGGCGAAGCGGATAGTAACTATAAGCAATTAAGGAATGTTTTCTTTTATGAAGTCGATACAAGTCAAGTCAAATATATGATTCAGATGTTTTATAAATGCAGTCTGCTGGAAAAGCTGGACCTGACCGCCTTTAATACCGGCCGGGTAGAAGATATGAGTTACATGTTTTATGATTGCGATCGCTTAGTTGACTTGGATTTAAGCTCTTTTGATACCAGAAATGCGTATATGATCAATATGTTCAGTGGCTGCTCTCACTTGAGCACCATCAAGGTTTCCCCGGCCTTTCAGGTCAATAAAATGCAGGCGGGAAGCCCCATATTTGAAAATTGCGTACAATTAAAGGGTGGTCAAGGAACGCCCTATAATCCGATGCATACGGATAAAAGCTATGCCAGAATTGACGGTGGCCCCGCTGCTCCCGGTTACTTTACCCGTGGAACAGCTAGCCCCAAGCCGCCTGCTGATCCTCAGATGACAGGGCCGGATGAGGCGCTGACCCTTGCACCGATTACGGAAGGGGATAAGACCATCAGTGGTACAGGCAAACCGGGTAAGACGATTACAGTAACGGGGCAGGATGGCAGCCTGATTGGCACAGCCACCGTTAATGGAGAGGGCAAGTGGTCCCTGGCCCTGCCGGAAGGGCAAGAGCTGACAGCCGGCACGATTGTTACAGCCATTTCAGCAGTTTTGGTTGGTGGATCTGATGGTATATTGGCTGGTAGATATGATGATATATATCCTGATTCAACTGAAGCCAAAGTTCAAGCCAAGCCGGTTACCCCGCCTGAGCCTCAACCGGACAATCCGCCGATACCGGCGAAGCCATCTTTAGAGGATCTGAATACGGAAGACCACTACCAATACCTAATCGGCTACCCGGACGGCAGTTTTGCCCCGGACCGCAGTATGACCCGGGCGGAAGTGGCCACCATGTTTACCCGGCTCTTAAAAGACCGCCCTGTCCCTGGTCAACACTACTACGCCGGCTTTAATGACGTTGATGGCAGGGCCTGGTATGCCGATACGGTCGGCTATGCGGTCAGAAAAGGCATTGTCAGCGGTTATCCTGACGGGTCGTTCAGACCCAACCAAGCCATTACCCGGGCAGAGTTTTCTTCCATTGCTTCCCGTTTTGCCCAATTGACCCTTGAAAAGAATTTGTTTTTTACAGACCTGCCCCCCAGCCACTGGGGCTATAAGGCCGTTCGTTTGGCGGCCAGCAATGGTTGGATCTTCGGCTATCCGGATAATACCTTCCGGCCGGAAAGAGCCATTACCCGGGCAGAAGTGACCTCTATTACCAACCGGATGCTGAATCGTCACGCCGATCTTAACTGGATGGATGCTCATCCGGCCAATGTCTTCTCCTTCACCGATGTCGCCCGCCAGGCCTGGTTCTATGAACCGGTTATGGAAGCCGCTATGGGGCATGACTTTACCCGTGATGCAGACGGGACAAGGGAACATTGGACAGGTGTCAATGAGGGGACCTTTATCTAA
- a CDS encoding SPFH domain-containing protein translates to MGFLQAFSGALGGTLADQWKDFYGPMPGVPATAAVFPGAPMGVNNGRGANSKGNDNIITNGSKVIVPEGTALVTIQDGAVTNLITQVGGYEFKSDDPNAKSIFTGDGPMEALVKSSWEKFKFGGAPATNQLLFYVNLKEIPNNRFGTQSEIYWDDAFFGTQVGAVTRGTYTLRVIDPILFIKNFVPVRYLISDAEAFDFQDMDNDAAEQLFNEVVGSLSAAFSKYTNDPSMGNRMSKIQGDQIGFAQSLSAAVEEGYQWKTSRGLEIIKTAILSIEYDEDTKALMSDVKKADALSGSRGNAFFQQAAARGMQSAGENGGGANMAFMGMGMNAAGSMMNGMQQPQGPNSYQPNFGGQAGAPNQQAPSQQPVNQQPQAQPQSQGAGQAAVDPTAKLIEMKKLLDAGVITQEEFNKIKFDLLGL, encoded by the coding sequence ATGGGATTTTTACAAGCATTTTCAGGGGCCCTCGGTGGCACGCTGGCTGACCAGTGGAAAGACTTCTATGGACCCATGCCGGGTGTGCCGGCTACAGCGGCTGTTTTCCCCGGCGCACCGATGGGGGTCAATAATGGCAGAGGGGCCAACAGCAAGGGCAACGACAACATCATTACCAACGGCAGCAAGGTCATTGTCCCGGAAGGAACCGCCCTTGTCACCATTCAAGATGGCGCTGTTACCAACCTCATTACCCAGGTGGGCGGCTATGAATTTAAGTCAGATGATCCGAATGCCAAGTCAATCTTTACCGGGGACGGGCCGATGGAGGCTCTGGTTAAGTCTTCTTGGGAAAAATTCAAGTTCGGAGGCGCCCCGGCGACCAACCAACTGCTCTTCTATGTCAACTTAAAAGAAATTCCCAACAACCGGTTCGGGACCCAATCGGAAATCTACTGGGATGACGCCTTTTTCGGCACCCAGGTTGGCGCAGTTACCAGGGGGACCTATACCCTTCGGGTAATTGACCCGATCTTATTCATTAAAAATTTTGTACCGGTGCGTTATTTGATTTCAGATGCGGAAGCCTTTGATTTTCAAGATATGGACAATGACGCCGCCGAGCAGCTCTTTAATGAAGTGGTTGGCAGCCTTTCGGCAGCTTTTTCAAAGTACACCAATGACCCGAGCATGGGCAACCGGATGAGCAAGATTCAAGGCGACCAAATCGGCTTTGCCCAGTCCTTATCTGCTGCTGTAGAAGAAGGCTACCAGTGGAAGACGTCCCGGGGGCTTGAAATCATCAAAACCGCCATTCTTTCGATTGAATACGATGAAGACACCAAGGCCCTCATGTCCGATGTCAAAAAAGCAGATGCCCTATCAGGTTCTCGCGGCAATGCCTTCTTCCAACAGGCGGCCGCCCGCGGCATGCAGTCTGCCGGTGAAAACGGCGGAGGGGCCAATATGGCCTTTATGGGCATGGGGATGAACGCCGCCGGCAGTATGATGAACGGGATGCAACAGCCACAGGGTCCCAATTCCTATCAACCGAATTTCGGCGGCCAAGCCGGCGCGCCAAACCAGCAAGCTCCCAGCCAGCAACCGGTCAACCAGCAACCGCAGGCGCAGCCGCAATCGCAAGGAGCCGGACAGGCAGCAGTGGACCCAACGGCTAAGCTGATTGAAATGAAAAAATTGTTGGATGCAGGGGTCATTACCCAGGAAGAATTTAATAAGATAAAGTTTGACTTATTGGGCTTGTAG